TAGCGCTGCCGGTTGGATTTATCACCCTGCACGGCGATACCGGCACAAGCATGGTTTATATCGGCATGATTCCATTCCTGCTCTTTTGGGCGGGGCTCTCATTTGGCCTGTCCCTGCTCATGGTGATGCCCGCTGTTTTGGCCTATCTCACGGTTGTGAACATTGTGGCAGCGGGAATTGTGGCCGTTATGATGTGCGGGATGATTTTTCTGGTTGACCGCCGCCCGATGGTTACCGTTAGCGGGGTATTGCTGGGAATCGCCGTAATCATTGGGGTGCAGGTTGCGCTTACCGAAGTCCTTCAGCCCCATCAGCGGGCACGGGTTGAAGCATTCACCAACCCCGCTGTTGACCCGCAGGGTGCCGGCTGGAACGTGATTCAGGCTAAAACAGCCATCAGTTCCGGCGGGATTTACGGGAAGGGTTTCCTGCAGGGCACCCAAACGCAGCTGCGCTTTCTGCCTGAACAGCAAACCGATTTTATTTTCTGTGTCATCAGCGAAGAGTTCGGCCTGATAGGCGCAGGCACGACACTCTTTTTCTTCCTCATCCTGCTTTCCCGCATGGTGTTTATTGCCGGCAGCCATAAACACGCCTTTGCCCGGATCACCATCATTGGTATTGCCTCAATCTTCCTGGTTCACATCATCGTGAATCTCGGCATGGCTACAGCTTTGCTGCCGGTTATCGGAATTCCGCTGCCGCTGATTAGCTATGGCGGCTCTTCTTTTCTGAGTTTCAGTATCATGATCGGGCTGTGCC
This genomic stretch from Cyclonatronum proteinivorum harbors:
- a CDS encoding FtsW/RodA/SpoVE family cell cycle protein is translated as MKWYNRFDWLIFFSWLILSLIGLVAIYSATQGPMHRDTFIAGNFDRQVLHVAIGLVIIILMQFLTPQTYVQLSWPVYILCLFIALLTVFFGIEVGGERNWLNVFGFRLQISEFMKLATIMVIAGFLASQRQFSIEEPKTLLVLLVLVALPVGFITLHGDTGTSMVYIGMIPFLLFWAGLSFGLSLLMVMPAVLAYLTVVNIVAAGIVAVMMCGMIFLVDRRPMVTVSGVLLGIAVIIGVQVALTEVLQPHQRARVEAFTNPAVDPQGAGWNVIQAKTAISSGGIYGKGFLQGTQTQLRFLPEQQTDFIFCVISEEFGLIGAGTTLFFFLILLSRMVFIAGSHKHAFARITIIGIASIFLVHIIVNLGMATALLPVIGIPLPLISYGGSSFLSFSIMIGLCLNLRFYERSFSIYDS